In Drosophila subpulchrella strain 33 F10 #4 breed RU33 chromosome 3R, RU_Dsub_v1.1 Primary Assembly, whole genome shotgun sequence, the following are encoded in one genomic region:
- the LOC119549307 gene encoding dynein assembly factor 5, axonemal — protein MGFEIDTQKICEELQSTDRRLKTNVLGELRDQIQNASENVTTENIAQIFDQLYLHLLKSYDDRFESVRDHAVQAVNAFLNRLPPMDFHLMNVVSTLAERMGKAETVEPSEEIRLLYIAQLNLMVCQYAKMGNVGVFRECYPLVVKILIKSIKDDYPVVQREGCSTIVSLARVAETQELRPFTESLLVPLYGMLNHKHAQARISAVEAIARLSLHIDASGEGMRRLFNEVSPLLMDTMPLVRREVGQMGILMLLELLDRYSFFERILPLVLCCLKDDSPEVLNHIYPQWLKCGELYFDENEAEMTQQEISDLPAENYPQDVKRPTIGCRGLVQRSLRLLQLITREIGDWKDNVRLHSLKLLYQFVLHAEAAMTAKFFEIYGDLAHACIDPVAEVNAEAAKVADLMGRLLSYDAWIDHGFDGLERNARESYMRCFYHMFSASLGGTYDQLMKLAKLLRSTDYSHTLKPGFQLYILKLLDTIVDKSQKLKAEEDELQDLYESVYVSGVKVMALSYSLNSNGNEDVNRGQMLIEKIVKLEETTVAKIHERWFHLALRDVENLDASLDDNSEPVMLLDGLINMCLLRATYIDDLMEKVKVVFEHCSDSAQVKIFSSLSMATLFWSKTMDVDHQSSTQKLNDFISQIVEPYLTWKAGSNAEAMRSLAMATLCALAQGAEEEAVDVLPALAKHMPGLLEDRNVTTRHYAIKAVIYFRNMSVEDLKPLAYATMQRMDDPSAGIRVLAALAVGKLKPKFSDLEKEAEHEKEVWAAFVTRAMDLLLLYHESPEKDMKAAVEVTLKVLAQSHPEAWEDRFKRALCMVQKKDQLNELYDKLTIKDEPDPEASATA, from the coding sequence ATGGGCTTTGAGATTGATACCCAGAAGATTTGTGAGGAGCTGCAGAGCACTGACCGCCGTCTGAAGACCAACGTTCTGGGAGAATTGCGTGACCAGATACAAAATGCATCGGAGAACGTAACCACAGAGAATATAGCCCAGATCTTCGATCAACTATACCTACATCTATTGAAATCCTACGATGACCGCTTTGAAAGTGTTCGCGATCATGCCGTTCAAGCGGTAAATGCTTTTCTCAACCGACTGCCGCCCATGGATTTCCACCTTATGAATGTGGTTTCCACATTGGCGGAACGAATGGGAAAAGCCGAAACCGTGGAGCCCAGCGAGGAGATTCGCCTGCTCTACATTGCCCAGCTGAATTTGATGGTGTGCCAATATGCAAAGATGGGTAACGTCGGCGTCTTCAGGGAGTGCTATCCCCTGGTGGTCAAAATTCTGATCAAGTCCATCAAGGATGACTATCCGGTTGTTCAGCGCGAGGGATGTTCCACAATAGTTAGTCTCGCTCGAGTGGCTGAGACCCAGGAGCTGCGTCCCTTTACGGAGTCTCTATTGGTACCTCTTTATGGCATGTTGAATCACAAACATGCCCAGGCCAGGATCTCAGCGGTTGAGGCCATCGCCAGACTGAGTCTTCACATAGACGCCAGTGGTGAGGGCATGAGGAGGCTCTTCAACGAGGTCTCCCCCCTCCTAATGGACACAATGCCCTTGGTTCGTCGTGAAGTCGGTCAGATGGGCATCCTCATGCTACTGGAGCTTTTGGATCGCTATTCCTTTTTTGAGAGAATCCTACCCCTGGTCTTGTGCTGCCTCAAAGACGACTCTCCGGAGGTTCTGAATCACATCTACCCCCAGTGGCTTAAGTGCGGCGAACTGTATTTCGATGAAAATGAAGCCGAGATGACGCAACAGGAGATCAGCGATCTGCCAGCTGAGAACTATCCACAGGATGTCAAGCGTCCAACTATAGGATGTCGCGGCTTGGTGCAGCGTTCTTTGAGATTGTTGCAACTTATAACCCGAGAAATTGGTGACTGGAAGGATAATGTTCGTCTGCACTCCTTGAAGCTCCTGTATCAATTTGTCCTACATGCCGAGGCTGCCATGACAGCCAAGTTCTTTGAGATCTACGGGGATTTGGCCCATGCCTGTATCGATCCTGTGGCAGAAGTCAATGCGGAAGCTGCCAAGGTGGCGGATTTGATGGGTCGTTTACTGTCATACGATGCCTGGATAGATCATGGTTTCGATGGCCTAGAGCGTAATGCCCGGGAGTCCTATATGAGATGTTTCTACCACATGTTCAGCGCTTCCCTGGGTGGCACCTACGACCAGCTGATGAAGTTGGCCAAGCTCCTGCGTAGCACCGACTATTCGCACACCCTGAAACCAGGCTTCCAACTCTATATACTCAAACTCTTGGACACCATTGTGGATAAGTCACAGAAGCTCAAAGCGGAAGAGGATGAGTTGCAGGATCTCTACGAGTCAGTCTATGTAAGTGGCGTTAAGGTCATGGCCTTATCCTATTCCCTCAACAGCAACGGAAACGAAGATGTCAATCGAGGTCAAATGCTGATTGAAAAAATTGTCAAGCTCGAAGAAACTACGGTGGCCAAAATTCATGAACGTTGGTTCCATTTGGCCCTCAGAGATGTGGAAAATTTGGATGCTAGTTTGGATGATAATTCTGAGCCTGTGATGCTGCTAGATGGCTTGATAAACATGTGCCTCCTTCGAGCCACATACATAGATGATCTTATGGAAAAAGTGAAGGTGGTATTTGAGCATTGCTCAGATAGTGCTCAAGTGAAGATCTTCAGCAGTCTCTCGATGGCAACGCTATTTTGGTCGAAGACAATGGATGTAGATCATCAAAGCAGCACTCAGAAATTGAACGACTTCATATCGCAAATTGTGGAGCCCTATTTGACGTGGAAGGCTGGATCGAATGCCGAGGCCATGAGATCCCTGGCCATGGCTACATTGTGTGCTTTGGCCCAGGGAGCCGAGGAGGAAGCTGTGGATGTTTTACCTGCTCTGGCCAAACATATGCCCGGTTTACTCGAAGATCGTAATGTAACCACACGGCATTATGCCATCAAGGCGGTGATTTACTTCCGGAATATGTCTGTGGAGGACTTGAAACCATTGGCTTATGCCACCATGCAGCGCATGGATGATCCTTCGGCTGGGATTCGTGTCCTGGCTGCTCTGGCTGTGGGCAAATTGAAGCCCAAGTTCAGTGATTTGGAGAAGGAAGCGGAGCACGAAAAGGAGGTCTGGGCTGCTTTCGTAACACGTGCCATGGATCTGCTGTTGCTCTACCACGAGAGCCCCGAAAAGGACATGAAGGCAGCTGTGGAAGTCACCCTCAAGGTGCTGGCCCAATCCCATCCAGAAGCCTGGGAGGATCGCTTTAAACGAGCCCTATGTATGGTTCAGAAGAAGGATCAACTCAACGAGCTCTACGATAAATTAACCATCAAAGACGAACCAGATCCTGAAGCTTCAGCTACAGCCTAA